One Glycine soja cultivar W05 chromosome 7, ASM419377v2, whole genome shotgun sequence genomic window, TTCCTTAAAAGTCACCTCCAGATGGAGATATTtcctgttttaatttttaagccaattttaaaaacttcatTATGAATTCGGCATTTAACAAATGTTTTACAACTAAGCCTAGCTAAGTACCTATATCACAATTCACAGCAATTATCacaaaacttgtataaatcTCCTTAATTAGGTTGTCAATTATGGCATTGTTTTCTAATGAAAATGTATTATATAATGTCTTTATTATTTGTTACGTCTGTTGATTAAACTTTATGGGAGGATAAGTGACCTAATCGCAAAGCAAAGACAGGCATGTCATATCAAGAAAAACCTGATCACACGTCATGAAGCATCATGCATGCTAAAAGAGCTACGATAATTGAATGAACCTCTCGCATCATGCAGAGTTTTTGGTTTAATATGGTAAAAAAATGACTTTTCATGTCATGAAATGGAAATCTCATACTcccctctattttttttttcatatacctTAAGTCACAGCATAACAATAAATAAGCTATATCACTATATATGTTTCGACTTTCAAGAACAAATGGGCGAATATGCTACAATTAATGTGGTATCTCCGTTTAAGTCTATGCttgcaataaaatatattaatcattaaaagaCACAAAGACACGTCCTAATTCAGGTTCCATAGATGCAAGTGAAAACTGCGCGTTTTAGTCTGTGGATCTTGAACTACAGCTAGATCTTGGGCACGTTGCATGCATATTCATAGATTCTCTGCTTTGTATTTATATATGCCCATAATAAATGTCAAATAAGAGTGATACTTTCATCATGTCTATTTTGTAGCAATTCTTTGTGTAAAAGACAAATATAGCTTATTTGGTTTCACATCTGGTTTTTCACTTTTTCACATTTAATGAAAAGCTAACAGTTGTAACTTCTACATTTTTCAAAGGTGATTTCTTACTACTTAAATGGTTTTCAAGCATGGTGGAAGTCATTCCAATGATTATGACTTTAAAAAGTTTAAGACTCACGACACAAATTTCATAACTAACCAATCTTTCACTAACCATCTTTATAAAAGCATCTGTTAGTTAAAGAACAAATGCTGTTAAGCTAATAAAGATTTCAATGACAATCCTTTTCTTATAAACCGCATGTTAGGATATCCACAATTCCACTGAgtcattttctttttggattaatcAGATTCAATTTATAGACCTCTCTTTTATTATATTACTGGAACCACTTTCGCGCACTATTTGAGCATTTAGCATAGCTAAGGTTAACTTATGCTCAATCAAGACAAAGTGTAGAGATAATCAAATAGCTGAATTACTTCACGAAATCtgatgttggttttgttaatcagaagaaaacaaaataaacttgACAGTCAAGTGACTCCAAAtctaaaacaatataataacaTTTGGATAGAAAAGCAATAAGAAAAAGGTCCCTCAATAAAGCTAATGGCAACAACTTGCTTTATTCAACTGAGTAAACTGTGACGACCAGAAAAAGCTAAGTTTGCAGAATATGATCTTACATGTCATTCATTTCattatagataaaaaagaaataacctATGCTTTACtccttatttccttttttttttttctgtagaaATTAGGGTGCATATGTTCATggttaaaaaatgaaagtaaagtcTAATTGCCCCTCACCCCACCCCTCCCCAACATGCCTCCACCAAactcattcattcatttttctCCACTTTTTGATTCATACTGGTTGTGATGCTCTAGTTGGCTGCTGAATGTTGTCTGCAGGAAACTATTTTGAAGCATCTGATAGTGCTGCAGCAGCTGCAGCTGGGGTCATGGATTGGTACTGAGGAAGCAATGGAGCAGTGGTGGTTTGTTGAGTGTAGTAAGCTTGGTCTTGCACATGGCCACCATATTCATAaccataattattattagtagtaGTACTAGAAGGAGCCACAGCAATGGACTGTGGTGGATGATGGAACTGATGCAAACCCACATACTGTGGTTGAAATTGGTTGGTAGGTATTGGAGCATATCCAGAATTTGATGCCATAGTAGAGCTAACTGACTTGGTGGGGTAAATAGGTGGAGTACCATCTTTGTATGCTGCTGAGGTAACAATACTTTGTGGCATTAATGACCTGCTTGAAGCTACCACATTAGGATCAGCTATATTGGGCTGCAATGCCATGTTGTAGGGTTGTGTTACTTGTGTAGGTCCAACTGGCATTACATAAACTGGGTACTGTTGTTGACCAATTGGAGGGTGAAGTTGTTGAGGTTGTGGTGGGGCATAAACTGGGTAGTATGATGAAACTGGCACTGGACCTGTGGCTGCTGGGTGGTGGATGTAGTGAGTGCTGGCATGGACAAATGGCTTCTGCTGCTGGAAATGTTGCTTGTTTGGATCCAATTGTGGGGGTAATGTGTAGCCAGAATCTTGAAGTTGTCCTTGGACCTGAATCATCTGATCAGATATTTCACTCTTGGCATTTGGCATAGCAACAATTTTGTTGTCTAGTAGTGCagcttggacttgatcttggtaGTAAACAGTCTTGGAGAAAGAATTTGCAGCTGCAATACTACTATCACTGAAAACATTCACCAGAAAACAATACTTTCAAAACACATTATCATCACCGaagttaaaattttcaaatttgtgatttttccTTAAAAACCACTATATTGATTATTGAcaatagcaaaagaaaaaaagaaaaaaaacaaagaaagaaagaaaaaaccaaaaaggttAATATACTAAAATGACAGAAGTCACACACCTTGCAACTGAATCAGGTGAAGGCAAACCCACACCACCACTAGTCCTTGGCTGCACAAGCTGCAATGGTAAAGGGGGCTTCTGAAACCCGGGATCTGATCTGTCATCCTCACAAACAACTCTATTCATCACATTATCACTAGTAGTAATCACCCCAGCTGATGCCATAGTCACAGATGCAGGAATTACAGGCACAGCCACTGCAGAAGAAACAACATTCACCAATCCATCATCTGGCTTCACCCCACTTGCAATTGTCATCTGAGCAAATTGCTCCTCCACCACCAAACCAACCTTATTCTCTTGCTGAAGCCTACTACCATTGTCATCAACATGAACCCGAATTGGAGGCAGATTAACCAGAGAAggagagaaagaaggagaagaagaactGTTCTCCATCATAGGCGAACCAGGTGTTGATTGCACTTGCACCACTTCAGGAAAATTCTTAACCTTGTTAGCATCAGGCAAAGACTCCAAGTTGTTGCTTGAACCACTAGCACTAACAccaccaacaccaacaccatCAAGGTTAACAAAAGAATCCCCGGCAGCAGAATCTGACACCACTCTTGATATCATGCCAGAGTTGTTGAGTGCATCAACAAACCATGTCTCCGACTTGGCATCATCAAGGAGTGACCCCATTGAAACTGTGGCCTCAGGTTTGGTGAAGAACAGGAACACCCTGAGCCGCGAAGAAGCCGAACCTTTTGCCATTATCCGATCATACTCTTCCACCATGTTGTCAAGGTCTTCATCAGTGGTGACAGTGATAAGACTCTCAAGGTCTTCATTGGGAAGCTGGTACTTGAGTGTGAAGGGTCTTCCATTGAGGATAGTTCGGGAAAGCCGTGAACATAGATCTTTCAACGACGAGTGGCGGTCCACCACCACGATCCTCGTGTCGCCACCGATGTAGCTGAGAGATTTGTCGTGAGGGCGTGGCATAATGTGGCCACCGTAGCTGCACATGAGGCGCAGCTTGGCACCAGGAACCGCCGGTAGAGTCTCATCAGTCCACGTTTCCGCAACGCGGAAACATGGAGAAAAGGACTCTACCGATTCGGGATGGTTTTTTTGAGTGGCGGCAGAGAGGGGTGGAGGATCCATTAGGAGTAGTGGTGGAGTGGATCCTCTGTTTTGCTCTGTTTTGGGGGCAGAGTGGTAACAGAGGAGAAACAGAGTTAGTGGGGGTGATATTCTTATAGGTTGGTGCATGTGGCAtttattccttctttttctttggaaTGTAACTTTATGAGTGTAAAGCAACCAATATACGATACCTCATTGGTATAGGGCCCTAGTCTGTTACAACTTGTTTGGAGCTGTAATTTTGTACCTTCCAGCTTTTGCCAATGTATTCTTCCCATCGTAAGTTTCAaagatcaaaagaaaacaacaaataaaaatcaGCCAAAGATTCAAAGAACTAATGTGACACAGGATTGCTTCAATTCAACTTTTGGCTTACATTCAGGGGTGCTgtgattcattttcattttcaaatgctTAAATTCAAGTTTGCCCTGGTATTCCTCTCGTATCattgttttatttcattagatgaGTTAAGAGTTAGTTGATGTAATGAGTAGTactgataataaataaataaaaaatgagtagTACCCCGAATGAAAACATATAGAGGATTATTTAAGTGTTTAGTTTGTCATGGAGTAATTCATAGTTTCATACAATATTTGTACAAGCATATTTCCTTCTATAGGGAGGATTCAAGGAAAAGAACCCTTTGTTTCACATCCCCTTGCAATAGCCTTCTTTCTTAGAACctttataatttaaatctaaAGTCAACtctaatataaattttcaaattaaagtaTTCAAATAATCACATGTTTAATATTTCTTGCAATAATGATATGTGCAGCTGAGTGTGATTGAGACAAAATTTGTATGAACTTTATccaattacatttttttgtttgactatttgagcaaaaaaaaacactaaagatAATAACGTTTTCTTTTCCAAATTTTAATGGAGTTGCATTTTCAAGACTAGATTACTAGTTAGATCAACCCGTTGCTAGTTGATTAGGCAGTTTGTGGTTATCCAATTTCATTTTGGATTCATGTCTTTGGTCCAAGtcttttcttaatatttaatgCACGAATTTGCTCCTAATTTCTAGTCCCAtccttctaaattttaaaacttctctttcttttctcgtAAACTTTATAATTAAACCCACACCCCGATatgtcaaccaaaaaaaaaaaatgaacaactcaATTCAACATGTAtcgaaaataattaataaaaacatattatagTTATAAAAACATAGTGATAAATACATTTTTCCTTTCACTCCCATGAATGACTAGATTTGTCTCCTTATTCCCTTTAATTGCTTCTCTGTACATTCCCTTCGTTGTGAGGGAATTGAACAAGCATATGCACATGTTGATCTATATGTACTTGTGCACACCTTGCAAATTCACAGCTTGAGTTGGTCATAAACGCAATCTACAATGCTTATGCATTTTCTTGACTTGTCCTTTTGAGTTGGCTTCCCCTCACGCACGAGGGAGCTGCTTGAGAAAACCACAACCCAAGGGAGCAACTATAGGAGAGTAACATGGTCGAAACACATAACAAGGCTACTTGATAGCTTTGGTggctcaattttttatttattgaattgtGTTATACATAGTTAGAGATGGTTCTCTTATTATGGGGTAGTAAAAGTCACATTCATTTCTTGGTTCTCACATCACATTCATTGGTTGGAGTGCTTGATTTTggtaatgttttcttttttcatgtttttaaattttaaagttttcgTCAAATTTTCTCATTTGTAACAGTGCTCCTAATTATATTTGAGGGACTATTTGAATGGATAAGTTAAGAGTAAAATCTTTCCCTTCACTTTGTGGCTGAAAATGAAATGATGCTCTCAAGAGTCCCATGATTAGGAATTCGAAAATTTGCTTCTGCATCCTCAAATTGGAACCTGCTAGTATAATATTATATCTAATTTGATGCATATCCAGTTGACATACTATATAAGCATTTCTACTTTTCCTAACTTGATTAGAAAACAGAacgaaaatttattaaaacatgCAACGAGCTAAATTAAAGCAATTGCATTCTATTCCATCCATCTGCAAGACTTGACTAGTTTTCAATAGGGATCACTGcttgaaatttcttttaaaatatgaatattttcaTCAAGccattattttgtttgtttgtctcttttCTGCTTGATAAAGACATTTGTCATCTTTAGACAAAGAGATAAAGCTGCTTCTAAGATAATATATTCTGACTtatcaaacaatatatatatatatatatatatatatatatatatatatatatatatatatatatatatattctgacttgataaaaagaagtggagtaattaatttttggaagaataatatccaatgtaaaataattgaaaaaataaaaatttaagaaaataaaaaaactgatatttgtgaaaaatgaattgaaatataaaaaattgaaagtaaatattttttatattataaagtgTTAAgatttaagaaataattaacaaaagaaaattaaaagtaatcaataatataataattaaaaaaatatattaaacaatgACAAAAGTACATACGcatattaaaataagaatataatgCATGGATATCTTATCTggaaaacattaataaaaaccAATGTACTCATAATTCGACCGGCCATCGAACTGACATGAAAATACAAGTATATGTGCAATAATTGACATTACAGAAATACATGGCTTCTGTTCTGTATAAGCAGCAATTGTTGCAGTAATGTGAGGCTGAAAAAGAACACGACAATTGCAATTACATAATCAAGATTAATTGAAGAACAACTAAGGTTGATTTTcataacaaaacaaattaaccTTACAGTAAGTGTTGCTGGCTGCCTGGTTCATTGAAACATCGGGAACCCTTATAAAATGGGCTGATTTGGTCGAAATAGCAGGCCACCGTGATTTTTATAAGGGTGTTggtaggtgcacccagcaatattgctggtgcatcaagtaattttttattttttcaaaattatccttactttttttctaagaattttacaaaagaggttctttcataaaaaaaaaaaagaaactctta contains:
- the LOC114418646 gene encoding uncharacterized protein LOC114418646 — translated: MHQPIRISPPLTLFLLCYHSAPKTEQNRGSTPPLLLMDPPPLSAATQKNHPESVESFSPCFRVAETWTDETLPAVPGAKLRLMCSYGGHIMPRPHDKSLSYIGGDTRIVVVDRHSSLKDLCSRLSRTILNGRPFTLKYQLPNEDLESLITVTTDEDLDNMVEEYDRIMAKGSASSRLRVFLFFTKPEATVSMGSLLDDAKSETWFVDALNNSGMISRVVSDSAAGDSFVNLDGVGVGGVSASGSSNNLESLPDANKVKNFPEVVQVQSTPGSPMMENSSSSPSFSPSLVNLPPIRVHVDDNGSRLQQENKVGLVVEEQFAQMTIASGVKPDDGLVNVVSSAVAVPVIPASVTMASAGVITTSDNVMNRVVCEDDRSDPGFQKPPLPLQLVQPRTSGGVGLPSPDSVASDSSIAAANSFSKTVYYQDQVQAALLDNKIVAMPNAKSEISDQMIQVQGQLQDSGYTLPPQLDPNKQHFQQQKPFVHASTHYIHHPAATGPVPVSSYYPVYAPPQPQQLHPPIGQQQYPVYVMPVGPTQVTQPYNMALQPNIADPNVVASSRSLMPQSIVTSAAYKDGTPPIYPTKSVSSTMASNSGYAPIPTNQFQPQYVGLHQFHHPPQSIAVAPSSTTTNNNYGYEYGGHVQDQAYYTQQTTTAPLLPQYQSMTPAAAAAALSDASK